In Lolium rigidum isolate FL_2022 chromosome 3, APGP_CSIRO_Lrig_0.1, whole genome shotgun sequence, the genomic window CCAAAAGGAAGTTCTGAATTTCTTCACTCACTTCTTCACTAATTCTGCTAGGACCACTCCTCCAGATGAACCTGCCTTCCTCATCCACCTCACCATTCTTGAGAAGCAACTCATAAACCTCTTCACCACTCACATACTCCTTGATCTCTCCACCATCATTAACCAGCCTTCTCCCTACAGATCCAGAGCTAGCTGGGCCAGGATTAACCACTCCAGAGCTTGCGAGAGGCATTCCCTGCCGCTGCTGCCTCTGTCGATATCCATTCCATCTTGTTTATCACCATTACGTTTCTTCATTCCCCTGCTCATCATTTTCAtcgagatggaggaggaggcggtggaatAGGTGGATCCTCTGCCACCCCCATAGCGGGTTCCCCTCAACCTCAAACAACGAGTGGTGGAATTTGCCACGGAAATGGAAAAGTCTACCGAGCAGGAATCCTGGTAGCATCTACGCACTTAATCTTCACCCTTACAACCTCGGCCACGAGTCTTTGAAAACACTCATCCAATCTATTTCTTCAAGGATGCCACACACGAGACACGGCTCGGGCTATCACATTCCATTCACACCATGGAGGTTGTAAACCATGTATCTTCATCCGGGTCACTTGCATTACGCCACGAGTGTCGGATCATCATCCCATGCCTCAACCTTTACCCACACTCCAGGTTTTGTTAGGCCAAACCTAGGGTACCCAATCACCTGGTCTACAGGTAGATGAGGAGGAAATTTCACCAGGTATGACCACTGAGTAAGTTCCCTAATTTGCCATGGCCAATTTGTCCTGTAAATCCCTGCAAACTCCTTGGCCAACTCAGCTTTGGTTATGTTGCCTTCCTCAATCGAGCACAAGCCCACGGTTTTTAGTAGTAGTCACGGGATTGACAACTACCTCGGGAATCTCAATATGGAAGAAACCTAAGCCATTAGCTGCACTTCCTATGTACTTTGCCACTTGAGGAGGTCTCTTGACAACGGGGCATCCTTCAACACCATGGTTGGTAGCTTTGCAAATGAAGCAAAAAGCTTTCTTGTCACAAGATTGCTTGAAGTGACCAGAGCTCTCCACAACCAAGGCGGATGGTGTCTACATAGGACATCACGGTTAGGAATCACTCGAGCTTCACTACCCCCACCGAGTTTCTTCTTACGCATCTGCTTTGCCATTCCACCTTTTGCCTTAGCTACACTGTCATCCACCTGAGCTTGAGAATTTTGTGGAATCTCTTCATTACTTGGGGCAATCCACTGGTTAGACTGAAACCCATACTGCTGTGGATTAAACTGAGGATAAGGACCTTGAAAAGCCCAAGGAGGAGGCATACCACCGGGAGCAAAACCATAAAGGCTGTGGAGGGAGCTGAGGGTATGGACCCCGGTTCTGCTCGAAAGGGTTCTTATTCGTTGTTGAGTGCCTTGCTGAAATTGGTTGTTGTTGAGCTGCCGATTCCAGTTGTCCCCTCTCCCCTCCCGGATCCTCTTCCTCTGTTCCTTCCTCCACGCCCTCTCGTCGACCATGATCACCTCTTCGGACTCCGGATCTACAATCTCTACCTCCTCAACTCCAAGATAACATAGTGCTTGGTCTTTACGGTGGtaatggcggcggtggagggaatACCGAACCCTAGGGCGTGGAGGGCTTATATATGGAGCCACACGCAgggagggttgtccggatcgtcgTGGAATATCCCATAGCTGTCCAAAAAGCGTCTCCAGCTCCTTATCCTCCATGTCCACAACCGGCACCTGTCGCCCACCAACTCTTGACTTGGTCCATGACGCCATGGACGAGTTCTCGGAACCCGCTACCAGCTCCCCCACCTTTTCAGTCCCGCCAAAACCAAGCACAGCCGTACCAATCAAACTTCTGCATCCCCAACCTCCTCTGCGCACTTGTTCAGTATCAGAGAATGATGATGCAGTATCAACAACGCAAGCGCCGCCTTCAACTCCGTTACCGCAAGGCCCAGAGGATGTGGTCTCTTGTTCCACCTCGGCGGTAGCTGCGCATATGCTTTCTCTACTGCCAAATCGAATGGGAATCGATGAACGCCTGCTTCTAGATTCTGCTCCGACGGCGTCCTCTCCTCCGCCATCAAGCTGCGTGCGGTATCCACGCAGCTCCGAGATCTCTCACGAAAGGCCTCCTGCACCCGCACGATCCTCGGACCAGGCTTCTGCCTCTGTATGCGGCGCACGGAGCGCCATTACTCGCACTCGAGATGAACTTGGACATCGGCTCCAATCGATCCCTCGAACTCGCTGCCGCGCCGAGATAGGCAAGCTCGGGGGCAACGGCGATTGGCCCAAACGAGCCCACGCAGAAGCTGAAGCCGCCGCGCGAGGCGAGATAGCTCGGTCCTCCGCGGAATCTCCGTTCGTCGACCTCGACCTCGCCATTGCCGATCCAGCTTCCTCGCCCGTAGCGCCTTCGCGAGCTCCCATCGCCCCTTCCCCGCCCTCCGCACCAGATCGCCTCCACCACGACCGCTCCCCTgcctcctctccttcctcatcCGTGCAGATCGCCAGCGTTAGCCTTCGATTCGCCTTGGATTTTGGTAGGAACCTAGCTATCGGCGGTGAGCTCTGTGTGAGTGGGAGTGGAAGTGGAACCGGGAGGGAGGCAAGTGGCAAGGGAGAACTGTCTCGCGACGCGTGGAGAGGCACATCCCGCGCCCCTGGCCCGCCATGGACGCGGATCGAGGAGATCCCGCCATGGACAGGACCTCGGGTCGGGCTCCAGACAGAGTCGCCCAGGAGTCGCGAGAGCGTCATCTCCCTTTGTTCACAGCTAATGTATGTGGTTTCTCACTATGTTCCGACGACGCGTCCGGTGTTGACCTCGTTGCACTCGTCCTCGAAGATCTTGGCCATGCCGAAGTCGGAGATCTTGGGGTTCCGTTTTCCCCAAGGTTATCCCATTGTCTCCTTAGACCAACCTGCTAATTTATAATTTCTGTTTAGATCCCCTCTGCCAGTCTGGTAATTTGAACTTGCACAGTGAACTCTTTTTTCTGGCAAGTTGCTGACTGGTTGCAACTCCTCTTTGTTAATTAGGATTCAGCAGTACAACCTAGCTTGGTAGTAGTTTACCTTGGTGGCAATGATTCGATTGCTCCCCACCCTTCCGGGCTTGGACCTCATGTGCCGCTTGAGGAGTACATAGACAACATGAGGAAGATAGCTGAGCACCTCAAGAGTCTTTCCGACAAGACTCGTGTGATCTTCCTAAGTTGCCCACCGCTCAACGAGGAGCTGCTCCGAAAATCTACAAGCACTGCGCTGAGTGAGATCGTGCGAACCAATGAAACTTGCCGGCTCTACTCTGAAGCCTGCATATCTGTATCCAAAGAGATGGACATCAAGGTGGTTGATCTTTATAACGCCATACAGAAACGAGATGACTGGGCGACGGCATGCTTCACGTGAGTTCGGTTCCATCTCTAGCTTGTAATTTCTCTCTTGTTATATATTACAAGTATCTGAAGAGGAACATGTGCACACAAAGTAAGCAATGACTGAATTTCCAGGGATGGGCTGCATTTATCAGAAGAGGGGAGCAATATAGTTGTGGAAGAGATCCTGACGATCCTCAAGGAGGCAGAGTGGGATCCATGCCTGCACTGGAAGGCGATGCCGACTGAGTTCGCGGAGGACTCACCCTATGACCTTGTCACCTCCAGCGGCCTATCCACCATCAACCCATCCGAGTGGTTCTACCACAGGAAATTATCATGGGAATGAATGAATCACCAAGAC contains:
- the LOC124703169 gene encoding GDSL esterase/lipase CPRD49-like, translated to MNGRPVFVLFGSSIVQYSFSNGGWGATLADIYARKADIVLRGYIAWNSRRALQVMDKVFPKDSAVQPSLVVVYLGGNDSIAPHPSGLGPHVPLEEYIDNMRKIAEHLKSLSDKTRVIFLSCPPLNEELLRKSTSTALSEIVRTNETCRLYSEACISVSKEMDIKVVDLYNAIQKRDDWATACFTDGLHLSEEGSNIVVEEILTILKEAEWDPCLHWKAMPTEFAEDSPYDLVTSSGLSTINPSEWFYHRKLSWE